The genomic interval CGGCTGTGGCGAGTTGGGCAAGGAAGTGGTGATCGAGCTGCAGCGCCTGGGCGTCGAAGTGATCGCCGTCGACCGCTACGCCAATGCCCCGGCCATGCAGGTCGCGCATCGCAGCCACGTGGTCAACATGCTCGATGGCGTTGCCCTGCGCGCGGTGATCGAGGCCGAAAAGCCGCACTATATCGTCCCTGAAATCGAAGCCATCGCCACCGCCACCCTGGTCGAGCTGGAAAATGAAGGTTTCAACGTGGTGCCGACCGCCCGCGCCACGCAGCTGACCATGAACCGTGAAGGCATCCGCCGTCTGGCCGCCGAAGAGCTGGACCTGCCGACTTCGCCGTACCACTTCGCCGACACCTATGAAGACTACGCCAAGGCCGTGGCCGATGTGGGTTACCCGTGCGTGGTCAAGCCGGTGATGAGCTCGTCCGGCAAGGGCCAGAGCCTGCTGCGCAGCGATGCCGACCTGCAGAAGTCGTGGGACTACGCCCAGGAAGGTGGCCGCGCCGGCAAGGGGCGGGTGATCGTCGAGGGCTTCATCGACTTCGAATACGAAATCACCCTGCTGACCGTGCGCCACGTTGGCGGTACCACCTTCCTGGAGCCGGTTGGCCACCGCCAGGAGAAGGGCGATTATCAGGAATCGTGGCAGCCGCAGGCCATGAGCCCGAAAGCGCTGGCCGAGTCGCAGCGCGTGGCCAAGGCAGTCACCGATGCCCTTGGCGGTCGCGGGCTGTTTGGTGTGGAACTGTTCGTGAAGGGCGACCAGGTGTGGTTCAGCGAAGTGTCGCCGCGCCCGCATGATACCGGCCTGGTAACCCTGATTTCCCAGGACCTGTCGCAGTTCGCGCTGCATGCCCGTGCCATTCTCGGCCTGCCGATTCCGGTGGTGCGTCAGTTTGGCCCGTCGGCGTCGGCGGTGATTCTGCCAGAAGGGCAGTCGCAACAGACCAGCTTCGCTAACCTGGGCGCAGCACTGAGCGAGCCGGACACGGCCATTCGCCTGTTCGGCAAACCGGAAATCAACGGTACTCGCCGCATGGGCGTGTGCCTGGCGCGTGACGAGTCGGTGGAGCTGGCACGGGCCAAGGCGAACCGCGCTTCCCAGGCGGTCAAGGTCGAGTTCTGATCTGAGACCGTATGGGGCCGCGTTGCGGCCCATTCGCGGGACAAGCCCGCTCCCACAGATCACTCGCAATGCCAGCGGCCTGTGATAATCCTGTGGGGCAGGCTTGTCCCGCGAATGGCCTCCCACAGATCACTCGCAATGCCTGCAGCCTGTGATGATCCTGTGGGGGCAGGCTTGCCCCGCGAATGGCCTCCCACAGACCACTCGCAATGCCAGCGGCCTGTGATAATCCTGTGGGAGCGGGCTTGTCCCGCGAATGGCCTCTCACAGATCACTCGCAATGCCTGCAGCCTGTGATAATCCTGTGGGGGGAGGCTTGTCCCGCGAATGGCCTCCCACAGACCACTCGCAATGCCACCGGCCTGTGATAATCCTGTGGGAGCGGGCTTGTCCCGCGAATGGCCTCCCACAGACCACTCGCAATGCCTGCAGCCTGTGATAATCCTGTGGGAGCGGGCTTGTCCCGCGAATGACCTCCCACAGATCAATCGCAATGCCTGCAGCCTGTGATAATCCTTTGGGGGCAGGCTTGTCCCGCGAATGGCCTCCCACAGACCACTCGCAATGCCTGAGGCCTGTGGCAATCCTGTGGGAGCGGGCTTGTCCCGCGAATGGCCTCCCACAGATCACTCGCAATGCCAGCGGCCTGTGATAATCCTGTGGGAGCGGGCTTGTCCCGCGAATGGCCTCTCACAGATCAATCGCAATGCCTGCAGCCTGTGATAATCCTTTGGGGGCAGGCTTGTCCCGCGAATGACCTCCCACAGATCAATCGCAATGCCAGCAGCCTGTGATAATCCTGTGGGAGCGGGCTTGTCCCGCGAATGACCTCCCACAGATCAATCGCAATGCCAGCAGCCTGTGATAATCCTGTGGGGGCAGGCTTGTCCCGCGAATGGCCTCCCACAGATCAATCGCAATGCCTGCAGCCTGTGACAATCCTGTGGGGGCAGGCTTGCCCCGCGAATGGCCTCCCACAGACCACTCGCAATGCCTGAGGCCTGTGGCAATCCTGTGGGAGCGGGCTTGTCCCGCGAATGGGCTGCAAAGCAGCCCCGGTCCACTCAAAGTGCGGTATTACGGGTCTCTTTCAGGCACAGCACGGCAATCAAGCTGATCACCGCCGCGACCGATACATATCCCCCCACCCAGCTCAACCCGCCCATGCTGACCAGCTTCTGGGCAAAGAACGGTGCCGCCGAGGCGCCGACAATGCCGCCCAGGTTGTACGCCGCCGAAGCCCCGGTATAACGCACGTGGGTCGGGAACAGTTCAGGCAGCAGTGCCCCCATCGGCGCAAAGGTCACGCCCATCAGGAACAGCTCGATCGCCAGGAACAGCGCCACACCGGCCGTCGACCCCGAAGTCAGCAGCGGCTCCATGGTAAAGCCTGAGGCTACCGCCAGCAGGCCGCCGACGATAAGCACCGGCTTGCGCCCGTAACGGTCGCTGAGCCAGGCCGACAGCGGCGTCGCCAAGGCCATGAACACCACCGCGAAGCACAGCAGGCCAAGGAATGTCTCGCGGCTGTAACCCAGCGTGGTCACGCCATAGCTCAGCGAGAACACCGTGGAGATATAGAACAGCGCATAGCACACCACCATCGCTGCAGCGCCCAGCAGGGTGGGCACCCAATAGTTGGAAAACAGCTCGAACACTGGCATTTTCACCCGCTCATGGCGGGCGACAGCCTTGGCGAAGACCGGGCTTTCTTCAAGCTTCAGGCGCACATACAGGCCCACCAGTACCAGCGCGGCACTGAGCAAGAACGGAATACGCCAGCCCCATTCACGGAACTGCTCGTCGCTGAGCGTCAGGGCCAGGGTCAGGAACAGGCCGTTGGCGGCCAAAAAGCCGATCGAAGGGCCCAGCTGCGGGAACATGCCGAACCAGGCGCGCTTGCCCTCCGGGGCGTTCTCGGTGGCCAGCAACGCCGCGCCACCCCATTCACCGCCCAGGCCCAGTCCTTGGCCAAAGCGCAGCAGGCAAAGAATGATCGGCGCCCACACGCCAATACTGTCATAGCCAGGCAGCACGCCGATGGCCGTGGTAGAGACGCCCATCAGCAGCAGCGAGGCAACCAAGGTCGACTTGCGGCCGATGCGGTCGCCAAAGTGGCCGAACAGCGCCGAACCCAGCGGGCGGGCGAGAAAGGCGATGCCAAAGGTGAGGAAGGCTGCCAGCATTTGCGCGGTGCCCGACCCGGACGGGAAGAACACCGGGCCGATCACCAGGGCTGCAGCGGTGGCGTAGACATAGAAATCGTAGAACTCGATGGCGGTGCCGATGAAGCTGGCAGTGGCGACCCGCGCGGGCGAGTTGACCGGCGCGTCAGGCGCTTCGGCATAGGTGCTGCTTGTCATTGAATAGGTCCCTGACAGTCTGGTCCGGCTCCATGGGCATGGCCCGCAGCGGCGTGCCGAAAAAAGGCAGGCACGGTTGCGCGGGCGCCGGAGCGTTTTGTTGTTGTGTGCGCACGACTGACGATAGCCCAAGGGGGGTAGGGGCGGCGCGGGCACTGTTCGGGGTGTTGAAGCAGGACCGCAGGGCGTGTCAGTGGAGCGGACTGGCCGTGGAACGCCGGGTGCGGGTAGCAGGCGTGGCGGCGGGGCTGGGTAAGCGTGACCCGAGTATAGCTATCGGGTCACCGTCCACACCAGTACCTTGCTGGCACAATTGTCCTCTGTTTCGAGGATTTCCAGGCGATAGCGGCCGATCTTCAGGCAAACGGCGGTTTCCGGGATGCTTTCCAACGCTTCGGTCACCAGCCCGTTGAGGGTTTTCGGCCCGCCGTCGCAGGGCAGGTGCCAGCCCAGGGTGCGGTTGATCTCGCGCAGCGAGGCGTTGCCGTCGATGACGAAGGTGCCATCGGATTGCGGGTGTACATGGGGGTTTTCCAGGCTCTGTTCGTCCTCGAACTCGCCAACGATCTCTTCGAGGATGTCTTCCAGGGTGACGATGCCCTGCACCTCGCCGTACTCGTCCACCACCACACCCAACCGGCGCTGTTGCTTGTGGAAGTTCAGCAGCTGCATTTGCAAGGGCGTGCTTTCCGGCACGAAATAGGGTTCGTAGCAGGCGCCGTGCAGTGCCTCCAGGGTCAGGTCGGCCTTGGGTAGCAGGTGGCTGATCAGCTTGGTGTTGAGGATTGCTTCGACCTGATTGATGTCGTTGTGGTAGACCGGCAAGCGGGTATGGCGGCTGACGATCAACTGCTCGATGATGCGCTCGATCGGCTCGTCGAGGTTGATGCCGTCCACTTCGTTGCGCGGTACCAGAATGTCGTTGACGGTGATCTTGTCCAGCGCCTGCAGGCCATCGAGCAGACCATGGCGGGGTGTTTCGTGCTCCTCGTCTTCGTCGAAGTCGTCGGCTTCCTGCGGGTGCAGGGCCACGGCCGTGGGTTGCACGCGGAACGGGCGCAGCAGCAGCTTGGCGAAACCGTCCAGCAGGCAGGCCAGTGGCTGCAGCAGGGCGAGGGGCACTTTCAGCAGGCTGGTACCGAGGTTGACACATGCCTGTGGGTTGCGCCGGGCCAGGCGCTGCGGCAGGTACTCGGCAAACACCAGCAAGGTGAGGGTTGCGGCCAGCCCTGCCAGCCAGAAGCCGTGCTCGCCGCTATGGCGCTGGCCCACCAGGCAGGCCAGGCCCAACACCAGCAGCTTGCCCAGGCTGGCGCACAGCACCAGGGCCTGTGCCGGTAGCACGGGCTGGCCGTCCTCGTGGGCGCGCAGGGTGCCATTGAGCTGCAGTCGGGCGGCTTCCACCGTGGTGAACAGCGCCGACCACAGCAGCGCCAGTGCCAAAGTGCCGAATAGCGGTGCGTACGGCAGTGTGTCCATGAGCGGCCGTCAGATATGCAGGATGAATTCGCGAACCAGCTTGCTGCCGAAATAGGCCAGCATCAGCAGGCAGAAACCGGCCAGCGTCCAGCGGATGGCCTTGTGGCCACGCCAGCCCAGGCGGGTGCGGCCCCACAGCAGTACGCTGAACACCACCCAGGCGACACAGGCCAGCAAGGTCTTGTGTACCAGGTGCTGGGCGAACAGGTTGTCGAGGAACAGCCAGCCGGAGATCAGCGACAGCGACAGCAGGCACCAGCCGGCCCAGAGGAAGCCGAACAGCAGGCTTTCCATGGTTTGCAGGGGCGGGAAGTTGCGGATCAGCCCGGACGGGTGCTTGTGCTTCAACTGGTGGTCCTGCAGCAGCAACAGCAGCGACTGGAACACCGCGATGGTAAACAGCCCGTACGCCAGGATCGACAGCAGGATATGCGCGAGGATGCCCGGCTCTTCGTTGATCAGCGGCACTGTGCCAGGTGGCGCGAACTGCGCCAGCAGTGCAGTCACCGCACCCAGCGGGAACAGCAGCACCAGCAGGTTTTCTACCGGTATGCGCAGGCAGGCCACCAGGGTCAGGGCGATGACGGCCACGGCGATCAGGCTGGCGGCGCTGAAGAAGTCCAGGCTCAGGCCCAGCGGGGTGATCAGCTGGAAGTACAGTGCACCGGCCTGGGCGAGCACCGCAAAGGTACCCAGCAGGGCAAGCAGGCGCTTGTCGGACTTGCGGCCCTGGGCCAGGTGCGAACCCTGGTAGATGGCCGCCGCTATATAAAGGCCGGCAGCGATCAGGTTGGGGATGAGGCTGGGAGAGGAAACCATAAGTCCTGGTTGGCGAGCCTTAAAGAGACGGAGTTTGGCATAGATTCCGCTGATCAAGGAAGACTGAAGGCTTGTGTCAGGGCATTCGCGGGCTCGCCCGCTCCCACAGGTCCAGCGCAGGTCGCAATAAGGTGGGGATCCGGTGGGAGCGGGCGTGTCCGCGAAGGGGGCACTGCAGCCACCGAATGTCTCCCAAGGTGTGCGCCGCCGCTGCACTTCGCTATAATCGCCGCCTTGCTGTGCCCGGCGGGTGTGTATTTCCCCCAGGGTGCCTGACAAACCTCGGCTTTTACTGGGCCTGAAAGGATCACCATGTTCGAAAACCTGACCGACCGCCTGTCACAGACGCTGCGCCATGTCACCGGCAAGGCCAAGCTGACCGAAGACAACATCAAGGACACGCTGCGCGAAGTGCGCATGGCCCTGCTTGAGGCCGACGTTGCCCTGCCGGTGGTCAAGGATTTCGTCAATAGCGTCAAGGAGCGTGCGGTCGGCACCGAAGTGTCGCGCAGCCTGACCCCGGGCCAGGCGTTCGTGAAGATCGTCCAGGCCGAGCTGGAAAGCCTGATGGGCGCGGCCAACGAAGACCTTGCCCTGAACGCCGCACCGCCTGCCGTTGTACTGATGGCCGGCCTGCAGGGCGCCGGTAAGACCACCACTGCCGGCAAGCTCGCGCGCTTCCTTAAAGAGCGCAAGAAAAAGAGCGTGATGGTGGTGTCCGCCGACGTCTACCGTCCGGCGGCGATCAAGCAGCTGGAAACCCTGGCCAACGACATCGGCGTCACCTTCTTCCCGTCCGACATCAGCCAGAAGCCGGTGGCCATTGCCGAAGCGGCCATCCGCGAAGCCAAGCTGAAGTTCATCGACGTGGTCATCGTCGACACCGCCGGCCGTCTGCACATCGACGCCGACATGATGGACGAGATCAAGGCGCTGCACGCTGCAGTCAAGCCGATCGAGACCCTGTTCGTGGTCGACGCCATGACCGGCCAGGACGCCGCCAACACTGCCAAGGCCTTTGGCGAGGCCCTGCCACTCACCGGCGTGGTGCTGACCAAGGTGGACGGTGATGCCCGTGGCGGTGCTGCACTGTCGGTGCGTGCCATTACCGGCAAGCCGATCAAGTTCATCGGTATGGGTGAGAAGACCGAGGCCCTCGAGCCGTTCCACCCTGACCGCGTCGCTTCGCGCATCCTCGGCATGGGTGACGTGCTCAGCCTGATCGAGCAGGCCGAGCAGACCATCGACAAGGCCAAGGCCGACAAGCTGGCCAAGAAGCTGAAGAAGGGCAAGGGCTTCGACCTCGAAGACTTCCGCGACCAGCTGCAACAGATGAAGAACATGGGCGGCCTGGGCGGCCTGATGGACAAGCTGCCGAGCATCGGTGGGGTCAACCTGTCGCAGATGGGCAACGCCCAGGGCGCGGCCGAGAAACAGTTCAAGCAGATGGAAGCGATCATCAACTCCATGACCCCGGCCGAGCGCCGCGACCCTGACCTGATCAGTGGTTCGCGCAAGCGCCGTATCGCCTTGGGTTCCGGCACGCAGGTGCAGGACATCGGCCGGCTGATCAAGCAGCACAAGCAAATGCAGAAGATGATGAAGAAATTCTCCGCCAAAGGCGGCATGGCCAAGATGATGCGCGGCTTGGGCGGGA from Pseudomonas fortuita carries:
- a CDS encoding cytochrome C assembly family protein, whose translation is MVSSPSLIPNLIAAGLYIAAAIYQGSHLAQGRKSDKRLLALLGTFAVLAQAGALYFQLITPLGLSLDFFSAASLIAVAVIALTLVACLRIPVENLLVLLFPLGAVTALLAQFAPPGTVPLINEEPGILAHILLSILAYGLFTIAVFQSLLLLLQDHQLKHKHPSGLIRNFPPLQTMESLLFGFLWAGWCLLSLSLISGWLFLDNLFAQHLVHKTLLACVAWVVFSVLLWGRTRLGWRGHKAIRWTLAGFCLLMLAYFGSKLVREFILHI
- a CDS encoding MFS transporter, with translation MTSSTYAEAPDAPVNSPARVATASFIGTAIEFYDFYVYATAAALVIGPVFFPSGSGTAQMLAAFLTFGIAFLARPLGSALFGHFGDRIGRKSTLVASLLLMGVSTTAIGVLPGYDSIGVWAPIILCLLRFGQGLGLGGEWGGAALLATENAPEGKRAWFGMFPQLGPSIGFLAANGLFLTLALTLSDEQFREWGWRIPFLLSAALVLVGLYVRLKLEESPVFAKAVARHERVKMPVFELFSNYWVPTLLGAAAMVVCYALFYISTVFSLSYGVTTLGYSRETFLGLLCFAVVFMALATPLSAWLSDRYGRKPVLIVGGLLAVASGFTMEPLLTSGSTAGVALFLAIELFLMGVTFAPMGALLPELFPTHVRYTGASAAYNLGGIVGASAAPFFAQKLVSMGGLSWVGGYVSVAAVISLIAVLCLKETRNTAL
- the ffh gene encoding signal recognition particle protein, producing the protein MFENLTDRLSQTLRHVTGKAKLTEDNIKDTLREVRMALLEADVALPVVKDFVNSVKERAVGTEVSRSLTPGQAFVKIVQAELESLMGAANEDLALNAAPPAVVLMAGLQGAGKTTTAGKLARFLKERKKKSVMVVSADVYRPAAIKQLETLANDIGVTFFPSDISQKPVAIAEAAIREAKLKFIDVVIVDTAGRLHIDADMMDEIKALHAAVKPIETLFVVDAMTGQDAANTAKAFGEALPLTGVVLTKVDGDARGGAALSVRAITGKPIKFIGMGEKTEALEPFHPDRVASRILGMGDVLSLIEQAEQTIDKAKADKLAKKLKKGKGFDLEDFRDQLQQMKNMGGLGGLMDKLPSIGGVNLSQMGNAQGAAEKQFKQMEAIINSMTPAERRDPDLISGSRKRRIALGSGTQVQDIGRLIKQHKQMQKMMKKFSAKGGMAKMMRGLGGMLPGGGMPKL
- a CDS encoding transporter associated domain-containing protein, translated to MDTLPYAPLFGTLALALLWSALFTTVEAARLQLNGTLRAHEDGQPVLPAQALVLCASLGKLLVLGLACLVGQRHSGEHGFWLAGLAATLTLLVFAEYLPQRLARRNPQACVNLGTSLLKVPLALLQPLACLLDGFAKLLLRPFRVQPTAVALHPQEADDFDEDEEHETPRHGLLDGLQALDKITVNDILVPRNEVDGINLDEPIERIIEQLIVSRHTRLPVYHNDINQVEAILNTKLISHLLPKADLTLEALHGACYEPYFVPESTPLQMQLLNFHKQQRRLGVVVDEYGEVQGIVTLEDILEEIVGEFEDEQSLENPHVHPQSDGTFVIDGNASLREINRTLGWHLPCDGGPKTLNGLVTEALESIPETAVCLKIGRYRLEILETEDNCASKVLVWTVTR
- the purT gene encoding formate-dependent phosphoribosylglycinamide formyltransferase — encoded protein: MTRIGTPLSPTATRVLLCGCGELGKEVVIELQRLGVEVIAVDRYANAPAMQVAHRSHVVNMLDGVALRAVIEAEKPHYIVPEIEAIATATLVELENEGFNVVPTARATQLTMNREGIRRLAAEELDLPTSPYHFADTYEDYAKAVADVGYPCVVKPVMSSSGKGQSLLRSDADLQKSWDYAQEGGRAGKGRVIVEGFIDFEYEITLLTVRHVGGTTFLEPVGHRQEKGDYQESWQPQAMSPKALAESQRVAKAVTDALGGRGLFGVELFVKGDQVWFSEVSPRPHDTGLVTLISQDLSQFALHARAILGLPIPVVRQFGPSASAVILPEGQSQQTSFANLGAALSEPDTAIRLFGKPEINGTRRMGVCLARDESVELARAKANRASQAVKVEF